The following proteins come from a genomic window of Dreissena polymorpha isolate Duluth1 chromosome 1, UMN_Dpol_1.0, whole genome shotgun sequence:
- the LOC127880765 gene encoding uncharacterized protein LOC127880765 isoform X3, whose product MQAKSSNIDNTFVELHHGLSKYPDLVKVRARLIDSLDKNWYTDAQADYCHTGTSLWHRIVPKNDPTGGFGYSNASIRIWTSRASILYKREDGWGSRNVLGYAYEGDVEVIAWCDVASPRVFSGTTNIGPNAVNETLELTLPGERVLVEDVLVHAMMKVQDGNNEGFMFETIGSAMTNTMFHGTPCMYGGVIVAFDGSVVRIWRPDNVNGSAVCIPDTMGDGRYSQAAFGGKLTVVVYVIGIADENVYVPSIYMCNHFQRNSTNTGYNSSAIATTNATSLLACNTDCRTHYACALYTFNMALGCRMYNDTDWNLVYAEPNTELWTLQRRQYC is encoded by the exons ATGCAAGCCAAGTCATCTAACA TTGACAACACGTTTGTGGAGCTGCATCATGGTCTATCAAAGTACCCGGATTTAGTGAAGGTGCGTGCAAGGCTGATTGACAGTTTGGACAAGAACTGGTACACGGACGCACAGG CTGACTATTGTCATACAGGTACGTCGCTATGGCATCGCATAGTGCCAAAAAACGATCCAACTGGCGGGTTCGGTTATAGCAATGCCTCAATCAGGATATGGACTTCTAGAG CAAGTATACTCTACAAGCGAGAAGATGGGTGGGGTTCTCGTAACGTTCTAGGGTACGCATATGAGGGCGACGTTGAGGTCATTGCTTGGTGTGACGTAGCTTCTCCACGGGTCTTTAGTGGTACTACAAACATAGGCCCAAATGCCGTCAACGAGACATTGGAACTCACATTGCCGGGAGAGAGAGTGCTAGTGGAAGATGTTCTCGTGCACGCAATG ATGAAAGTACAAGATGGCAATAATGAAGGCTTCATGTTTGAAACGATTGGTAGCGCCATGACTAACACCATGTTCCATGGAACCCCGTGCATGTACGGTGGGGTCATCGTCGCCTTCGACGGGAGTGTCGTGCGAATTTGGCGCCCTGATAATGTAAATGGATCTGCTGTGTGTATTCCGGACACCATGGGGGACGGGAGGTACAGCCAGGCGGCTTTCGGTGGGAAGTTGACTGTTGTTGTGTACGTGATTGGAATTGCAG ACGAAAACGTTTATGTACCATCGATATATATGTGCAACCACTTTCAAAGAAACTCGACCAACACCGGATACAACTCTTCTGCAATTGCGACAACTAATGCTACTTCATTGCTAGCATGTAACACCGACTGTCGCACGCACTACGCATGCGCACTGTACACATTCAACATGGCTCTCGGATGCAGAATGTACAACGATACTGACTGGAATCTGGTGTATGCAGAACCCAATACAGAGCTGTGGACACTTCAGCGGAGACAATATTGCTAA
- the LOC127880765 gene encoding uncharacterized protein LOC127880765 isoform X2 gives MDDVPYESTRDRSHWAGPNSQSSFVVNIRVRCWAALALPPPCFNQSNIYMQAKSSNIDNTFVELHHGLSKYPDLVKVRARLIDSLDKNWYTDAQGTSLWHRIVPKNDPTGGFGYSNASIRIWTSRASILYKREDGWGSRNVLGYAYEGDVEVIAWCDVASPRVFSGTTNIGPNAVNETLELTLPGERVLVEDVLVHAMMKVQDGNNEGFMFETIGSAMTNTMFHGTPCMYGGVIVAFDGSVVRIWRPDNVNGSAVCIPDTMGDGRYSQAAFGGKLTVVVYVIGIADENVYVPSIYMCNHFQRNSTNTGYNSSAIATTNATSLLACNTDCRTHYACALYTFNMALGCRMYNDTDWNLVYAEPNTELWTLQRRQYC, from the exons atggatgatgttccttatgaaagtacta GAGACCGTTCGCACTGGGCCGGTCCTAACAGTCAGTCTTCGTTTGTGGTGAACATCCGGGTACGCTGCTGGGCCGCGCTTGCGCTTCCACCTCCGTGCTTCAATCAGTCGAACATATACATGCAAGCCAAGTCATCTAACA TTGACAACACGTTTGTGGAGCTGCATCATGGTCTATCAAAGTACCCGGATTTAGTGAAGGTGCGTGCAAGGCTGATTGACAGTTTGGACAAGAACTGGTACACGGACGCACAGG GTACGTCGCTATGGCATCGCATAGTGCCAAAAAACGATCCAACTGGCGGGTTCGGTTATAGCAATGCCTCAATCAGGATATGGACTTCTAGAG CAAGTATACTCTACAAGCGAGAAGATGGGTGGGGTTCTCGTAACGTTCTAGGGTACGCATATGAGGGCGACGTTGAGGTCATTGCTTGGTGTGACGTAGCTTCTCCACGGGTCTTTAGTGGTACTACAAACATAGGCCCAAATGCCGTCAACGAGACATTGGAACTCACATTGCCGGGAGAGAGAGTGCTAGTGGAAGATGTTCTCGTGCACGCAATG ATGAAAGTACAAGATGGCAATAATGAAGGCTTCATGTTTGAAACGATTGGTAGCGCCATGACTAACACCATGTTCCATGGAACCCCGTGCATGTACGGTGGGGTCATCGTCGCCTTCGACGGGAGTGTCGTGCGAATTTGGCGCCCTGATAATGTAAATGGATCTGCTGTGTGTATTCCGGACACCATGGGGGACGGGAGGTACAGCCAGGCGGCTTTCGGTGGGAAGTTGACTGTTGTTGTGTACGTGATTGGAATTGCAG ACGAAAACGTTTATGTACCATCGATATATATGTGCAACCACTTTCAAAGAAACTCGACCAACACCGGATACAACTCTTCTGCAATTGCGACAACTAATGCTACTTCATTGCTAGCATGTAACACCGACTGTCGCACGCACTACGCATGCGCACTGTACACATTCAACATGGCTCTCGGATGCAGAATGTACAACGATACTGACTGGAATCTGGTGTATGCAGAACCCAATACAGAGCTGTGGACACTTCAGCGGAGACAATATTGCTAA
- the LOC127880765 gene encoding uncharacterized protein LOC127880765 isoform X1 — MDDVPYESTRDRSHWAGPNSQSSFVVNIRVRCWAALALPPPCFNQSNIYMQAKSSNIDNTFVELHHGLSKYPDLVKVRARLIDSLDKNWYTDAQADYCHTGTSLWHRIVPKNDPTGGFGYSNASIRIWTSRASILYKREDGWGSRNVLGYAYEGDVEVIAWCDVASPRVFSGTTNIGPNAVNETLELTLPGERVLVEDVLVHAMMKVQDGNNEGFMFETIGSAMTNTMFHGTPCMYGGVIVAFDGSVVRIWRPDNVNGSAVCIPDTMGDGRYSQAAFGGKLTVVVYVIGIADENVYVPSIYMCNHFQRNSTNTGYNSSAIATTNATSLLACNTDCRTHYACALYTFNMALGCRMYNDTDWNLVYAEPNTELWTLQRRQYC, encoded by the exons atggatgatgttccttatgaaagtacta GAGACCGTTCGCACTGGGCCGGTCCTAACAGTCAGTCTTCGTTTGTGGTGAACATCCGGGTACGCTGCTGGGCCGCGCTTGCGCTTCCACCTCCGTGCTTCAATCAGTCGAACATATACATGCAAGCCAAGTCATCTAACA TTGACAACACGTTTGTGGAGCTGCATCATGGTCTATCAAAGTACCCGGATTTAGTGAAGGTGCGTGCAAGGCTGATTGACAGTTTGGACAAGAACTGGTACACGGACGCACAGG CTGACTATTGTCATACAGGTACGTCGCTATGGCATCGCATAGTGCCAAAAAACGATCCAACTGGCGGGTTCGGTTATAGCAATGCCTCAATCAGGATATGGACTTCTAGAG CAAGTATACTCTACAAGCGAGAAGATGGGTGGGGTTCTCGTAACGTTCTAGGGTACGCATATGAGGGCGACGTTGAGGTCATTGCTTGGTGTGACGTAGCTTCTCCACGGGTCTTTAGTGGTACTACAAACATAGGCCCAAATGCCGTCAACGAGACATTGGAACTCACATTGCCGGGAGAGAGAGTGCTAGTGGAAGATGTTCTCGTGCACGCAATG ATGAAAGTACAAGATGGCAATAATGAAGGCTTCATGTTTGAAACGATTGGTAGCGCCATGACTAACACCATGTTCCATGGAACCCCGTGCATGTACGGTGGGGTCATCGTCGCCTTCGACGGGAGTGTCGTGCGAATTTGGCGCCCTGATAATGTAAATGGATCTGCTGTGTGTATTCCGGACACCATGGGGGACGGGAGGTACAGCCAGGCGGCTTTCGGTGGGAAGTTGACTGTTGTTGTGTACGTGATTGGAATTGCAG ACGAAAACGTTTATGTACCATCGATATATATGTGCAACCACTTTCAAAGAAACTCGACCAACACCGGATACAACTCTTCTGCAATTGCGACAACTAATGCTACTTCATTGCTAGCATGTAACACCGACTGTCGCACGCACTACGCATGCGCACTGTACACATTCAACATGGCTCTCGGATGCAGAATGTACAACGATACTGACTGGAATCTGGTGTATGCAGAACCCAATACAGAGCTGTGGACACTTCAGCGGAGACAATATTGCTAA